Sequence from the Amaranthus tricolor cultivar Red isolate AtriRed21 chromosome 1, ASM2621246v1, whole genome shotgun sequence genome:
TCATGGGTATGTATTATCATATCATAGTACATATCATTCTAATTTGAAAACATAATCGCTCACAAAGACACCAAGCATAATTGTTGATCAAAATACATAATCATAATTGTTCAATGAAAATATATATCCACTGAAGCTTGCTTTGCATTGAAAGTGTAGGATAATTTGATTCTTGATTCATTCATTCAATGTAAGatgaatatatatacaaatgtatCAAACTCTAAAGTACAATACAATGACCTGAATACGCTCACATCACATTTCTAAACCTTTGGACCATATAACACACCTAATACACCCCCTCAATCGAAGTGGGAGGTGATTGGACACTGAGACAAGATTTTTAATACGACGTGGGGCATGTATAACATTTTTTAACATGAGGAGGATGGAGAGGAGAAAGAATAGAATCACCATAACCAAGAACGGAAATTTGATCACCACTCCCAACAATTATAGAATTATGATTACTCATATTAAAATACAGATAAAGAGTACCTAACAAATGAGTCATGTTATAGTAGCACCAGTATCCATATACCATGAGATGGAGCAACACCCGAGTGACTTGAGTGACAAACGACTGTGGTTGTGGCCCAAGAATGCCAGCAGGAGGCGGTTGAGATGATCTAGGCCACTGAGAAGGTCCGGTGGGATATGGACACGGAGGGGGATAGTACCATTGAGACCATTGAGACCATTGCTGCTCTGTGGGAGACCAAGAAACCGGTCCGGTAGTATTACGAACATGACTGCAGGTATCCCATGAAGCAGGTCCAGTAATTTGTCGTGTGGGGTTGCGGGTATTAAAAGACCCTCTGTGTTTGCCATTACTCTTGCCACGAAGACCACCCCGACGACCACAACCACGTTGAGAAGACTGTTGAGATCCACGATTAGAACCAAAAACACCATCTTCAACAAAATTTTGAGACGAAACCAATGTCGTAGCTTCAACGTATGCCTCACGAGAATCTTGGTGATTGCGCCTTGTTTCATGGATAATCAATCGAGACTGGGCTTGATAAAAAGATGGAAGGGGATCCAATTGTTCAAGATAAGTGGTGACTTCATTAAATTCATGTGTAAGACCTTTAATGAGTTGTAAAACTAACCGATTATCCGATACTTTGGACTCAACATTAGCAAGTTGATCCGCTGAATTCTTAAGATGAAGACAATATGAATTCACATCGGTAAAGTTTGCATATCAGCATGGGAAAATTGATCTTCAAGA
This genomic interval carries:
- the LOC130809942 gene encoding uncharacterized protein LOC130809942 yields the protein MSNDNCNHVIRAAILARIDLWDARDLMHTVISPGDTTQTTWVKILYIFQDNKNSADQLANVESKVSDNRLVLQLIKGLTHEFNEVTTYLEQLDPLPSFYQAQSRLIIHETRRNHQDSREAYVEATTLVSSQNFVEDGVFGSNRGSQQSSQRGCGRRGGLRGKSNGKHRGSFNTRNPTRQITGPASWDTCSHVRNTTGPVSWSPTEQQWSQWSQWYYPPPCPYPTGPSQWPRSSQPPPAGILGPQPQSFVTQVTRVLLHLMVYGYWCYYNMTHLLGTLYLYFNMSNHNSIIVGSGDQISVLGYGDSILSPLHPPHVKKCYTCPTSY